In a genomic window of Candidatus Omnitrophota bacterium:
- a CDS encoding regulatory protein RecX: MKKQHVKSQARLNKPQSHNAEKARAYAFLLLKFRLRSEAELKGRLKQKGFSEELSQDTVNFLKDKEFIDDRVFAKGWVASRLKRPFGIRRIKQELIAKGLNKGIIEDSLVQAKKDYSEDQVVSQLAQQRFSRLSKIEPQKAKARVYAYLLRRGFSPDVVGEIIQQL; encoded by the coding sequence TTGAAAAAGCAGCACGTAAAAAGTCAAGCGAGGCTGAATAAGCCGCAAAGCCATAACGCGGAAAAAGCCAGAGCCTATGCTTTTCTGCTCCTAAAATTTCGCCTGCGCAGTGAAGCTGAGCTAAAGGGGCGGCTAAAGCAAAAAGGATTCTCCGAAGAATTAAGCCAGGATACGGTTAATTTTTTAAAGGATAAAGAGTTTATCGATGACCGCGTTTTTGCCAAGGGTTGGGTGGCCTCCCGTCTTAAGCGGCCGTTTGGCATAAGAAGAATAAAACAAGAGCTTATCGCTAAAGGCTTAAATAAAGGAATTATTGAGGATTCGCTGGTCCAGGCAAAAAAAGATTACAGCGAAGATCAGGTAGTCAGCCAGCTAGCTCAGCAGAGATTTTCAAGGTTAAGCAAGATAGAGCCGCAGAAAGCAAAAGCGCGGGTATACGCGTATTTATTGCGCCGAGGTTTCTCACCGGATGTAGTAGGTGAAATAATCCAACAATTATGA